A portion of the Chromobacterium sp. IIBBL 290-4 genome contains these proteins:
- a CDS encoding polyprenyl synthetase family protein, translated as MANETFIGWMTSIQQFMEQTLEHVLPASECAPQKLHEAMRYATLQGGKRVRPLLAFAAGELVGAAPDNLARIAAAVEMIHAYSLVHDDMPCMDDDVLRRGKPTCHVAYDEATALLVGDALQTRAFELISTPLPGIAPASQLEIVRILAHASGHAGMAGGQAIDLASVGLPLTLPELEFMHMLKTGALIRASVLMGATAGRELSPAEKEALDAFAKRIGLAFQVVDDVLDCEADTATLGKTAGKDAAHDKPTYVSLLGLSEAKRMAKDLHDQAFAALEGFGPQADRLKQLADYIVARSF; from the coding sequence ATGGCCAATGAAACCTTCATCGGCTGGATGACCTCCATCCAGCAATTCATGGAACAGACGCTGGAACATGTGTTGCCTGCGTCTGAATGCGCCCCGCAAAAACTGCATGAAGCCATGCGCTACGCCACGCTGCAAGGCGGCAAGCGCGTGCGGCCCCTGCTGGCTTTCGCCGCCGGCGAGCTGGTGGGCGCGGCGCCGGACAACCTGGCGCGCATCGCCGCGGCAGTGGAAATGATCCACGCCTACTCGCTGGTGCACGACGACATGCCCTGCATGGACGACGATGTGCTGCGACGCGGCAAGCCCACCTGTCACGTGGCTTACGACGAAGCCACGGCCTTGCTGGTGGGCGACGCGCTGCAAACGCGCGCCTTCGAGCTGATCTCCACGCCCCTGCCCGGCATCGCGCCGGCCAGCCAGCTGGAAATCGTCCGCATCCTGGCCCATGCGTCCGGCCACGCCGGCATGGCCGGCGGCCAGGCGATTGATCTGGCCAGCGTGGGCCTGCCGCTGACGCTGCCCGAGCTGGAATTCATGCACATGCTGAAGACCGGCGCGCTGATCCGCGCCTCGGTGCTGATGGGCGCCACCGCCGGCCGCGAGCTGAGCCCGGCGGAAAAAGAAGCGCTCGACGCCTTCGCCAAACGCATAGGCCTGGCCTTCCAGGTGGTGGACGACGTGCTCGATTGCGAGGCCGACACCGCCACGCTGGGCAAAACCGCCGGCAAAGACGCCGCCCACGACAAGCCCACCTATGTGAGCCTGCTGGGCCTGTCCGAAGCCAAGCGCATGGCCAAAGACCTGCACGATCAGGCCTTCGCCGCGCTGGAGGGCTTCGGCCCGCAGGCGGACAGACTGAAACAACTGGCCGACTACATCGTCGCCCGCTCGTTTTGA
- a CDS encoding exodeoxyribonuclease VII small subunit has protein sequence MAKAAKAPASFETALAQLEDIIQAMDSGDLPLETALASYKQGTELIKFCQGKLADAEQQLKILENNELKALDLPNGQ, from the coding sequence ATGGCAAAAGCCGCCAAAGCACCGGCCAGTTTCGAGACCGCGCTGGCTCAGCTGGAGGACATCATCCAGGCGATGGACAGCGGCGACCTGCCGTTGGAAACCGCTCTCGCTTCCTACAAGCAAGGCACCGAATTGATCAAGTTCTGCCAAGGCAAGCTGGCCGACGCGGAACAGCAGTTGAAAATCCTGGAAAACAACGAACTGAAGGCGCTGGATCTGCCCAATGGCCAATGA
- a CDS encoding SDR family NAD(P)-dependent oxidoreductase has protein sequence MAHASPVILITGCSSGIGYHTAKLLQARGWTVFASCRKNEDVERLRGEGLNCLLLDVDDSEAIQRALADLLAQTGGRLDALFNNAGFGQPGAVEDISRQAMREQFETNLFGPWELANAVMKVMRKQGRGRIVFNSSILGFAAMRWRGAYNASKFAMEGLCDTLRHELHGTDIHVSLVEPGPIESRFRPNALARFLKNVDIDGSFHREAYQQQLARLKKEGHAAPFTLPAEAVAEAVWQAITHPHPKARYRVTFPTKLYWALRRLLPQRWYDRACRAAT, from the coding sequence ATGGCGCACGCGTCCCCCGTTATCTTGATCACCGGCTGCTCCAGCGGCATTGGCTACCATACCGCCAAGTTGCTGCAGGCGCGCGGCTGGACGGTATTCGCCAGTTGCCGGAAAAACGAAGACGTCGAGCGTTTGCGGGGGGAAGGGCTGAATTGCCTGTTGCTGGATGTCGATGACAGCGAGGCTATCCAGCGCGCCCTGGCGGATTTGCTGGCGCAAACCGGCGGTCGTCTGGACGCCTTGTTCAACAATGCCGGTTTCGGCCAGCCGGGGGCGGTGGAGGATATTTCGCGGCAAGCGATGCGCGAACAGTTTGAAACCAATCTGTTCGGACCGTGGGAGCTGGCCAATGCCGTCATGAAGGTCATGCGCAAGCAAGGCCGGGGCCGCATCGTATTCAACAGCTCCATTCTGGGCTTTGCCGCCATGCGTTGGCGCGGCGCTTACAACGCCAGCAAATTCGCGATGGAAGGCTTGTGCGATACCTTGCGCCATGAGCTGCACGGCACGGATATCCATGTGTCGCTGGTGGAGCCCGGGCCGATTGAAAGCCGCTTCCGCCCCAATGCCTTGGCCAGGTTTCTGAAAAACGTCGATATCGACGGCAGCTTTCATCGCGAAGCCTATCAGCAGCAATTGGCGCGCCTCAAGAAAGAGGGCCATGCCGCGCCGTTTACCTTGCCGGCCGAGGCGGTGGCCGAGGCAGTATGGCAAGCCATTACACATCCTCATCCCAAGGCCCGTTATCGGGTCACATTCCCCACCAAGCTTTACTGGGCATTGCGCCGTTTGCTGCCCCAGCGCTGGTATGACCGCGCCTGCCGCGCTGCAACATGA
- a CDS encoding ABC transporter substrate-binding protein codes for MKHLTWLPMLALGASLATHAYAADPNKVLRVSFAVAETGFDPAKVNDVYSLGVTENIFDTLLRYDYLARPLKVKPGTAAAMPEVSADGKAYTIKIKPGIYFADDPAFKGKKRELTAADYAYSFKRFADPVVNSPVANMMTDWIAGLEDAGKRASKNGKFDYEAPISGIQVLDRYTLRLTLVKPNYIFNYTLAAKQFGAVAREVIEAYGKDTMSHPVGTGPFMLKEWKPGNKIVLVANQNYRKEVFDGEPGDNPEDQKIAKELAGKTLPQVGRVEVRIIEEEQPRWLSFLNKQQDWTVLPKSAVKTALHVDSANPKVTTLNPALAKRGIQLSHTQALDVTYAYFNMLDPVVGGYGKDKIALRRAIALAYPVEKEVIPLLYANQAIPMQNFVTQGIPGSSPNFEGRQKFDPALGNALLDQFGYKIGPDGYRTLPNGKPLLIVQATQPSALDKQFNQVWQKTFESLKIRVQFKAAKWSENLKNAYAHKLQMWSLGGSASMPDGDDSMVELWSKSIPSGSNLAAFSRPEFDRAFEESRLLPDGPEREAKFEKMNRVIAAYQPIVHSVTRMYNELTQSYVSGFKRHPIYSIGGFWRYVDVDKR; via the coding sequence ATGAAGCACCTGACCTGGCTGCCCATGCTAGCCCTGGGCGCCTCGCTGGCTACTCACGCCTATGCGGCCGATCCTAATAAAGTGCTCCGCGTCAGTTTCGCAGTTGCCGAAACTGGTTTTGACCCCGCCAAGGTCAACGATGTCTATTCGCTGGGCGTGACCGAGAATATTTTCGATACGCTGCTGCGTTACGACTATCTGGCGCGCCCGCTGAAGGTCAAGCCTGGCACGGCCGCGGCCATGCCGGAGGTGTCGGCCGACGGCAAGGCCTACACTATCAAGATCAAACCCGGCATCTACTTTGCCGATGATCCGGCCTTCAAGGGCAAGAAGCGCGAGCTGACGGCTGCTGATTACGCTTACAGCTTCAAGCGCTTCGCCGATCCGGTGGTCAATTCGCCAGTCGCCAATATGATGACGGATTGGATTGCCGGTCTGGAAGACGCGGGCAAGAGAGCAAGCAAAAACGGCAAGTTCGATTATGAGGCGCCGATTTCCGGCATCCAGGTGCTGGACCGCTACACTTTGCGGCTGACGCTGGTCAAGCCCAATTACATTTTCAATTACACGCTGGCAGCCAAGCAGTTTGGCGCGGTGGCGCGCGAGGTGATCGAGGCCTACGGCAAAGACACCATGTCGCACCCGGTTGGGACCGGGCCCTTCATGCTGAAGGAATGGAAACCGGGCAATAAGATCGTGCTGGTGGCCAATCAGAATTACCGCAAGGAAGTATTTGACGGCGAACCGGGAGACAATCCGGAAGATCAGAAGATCGCCAAGGAGTTGGCCGGCAAGACGCTGCCCCAGGTCGGTCGAGTGGAAGTCCGCATTATCGAGGAAGAGCAGCCGCGCTGGCTCTCTTTCCTGAACAAGCAACAGGATTGGACCGTCCTGCCCAAGTCGGCGGTGAAGACCGCGCTGCATGTCGACAGCGCCAATCCTAAAGTCACCACCTTGAACCCGGCGCTGGCAAAACGCGGCATTCAGCTATCGCATACGCAGGCGCTGGACGTGACTTATGCCTACTTCAATATGCTGGACCCGGTGGTTGGCGGCTACGGCAAGGACAAGATCGCGCTGCGCCGCGCCATCGCCCTGGCGTATCCGGTGGAAAAGGAAGTGATTCCGCTGCTTTACGCCAATCAAGCGATTCCGATGCAGAATTTCGTCACGCAAGGCATTCCTGGTTCGAGCCCGAATTTTGAAGGCCGGCAGAAATTCGATCCGGCTCTCGGCAATGCTTTGCTGGATCAGTTCGGCTACAAGATAGGCCCGGATGGCTACCGCACCTTGCCCAATGGCAAGCCTTTGCTGATTGTGCAAGCCACTCAGCCCTCTGCGCTGGACAAACAGTTCAACCAGGTTTGGCAGAAAACTTTTGAGAGTCTGAAGATAAGAGTGCAGTTCAAGGCTGCCAAGTGGAGCGAAAACCTGAAAAACGCTTACGCCCACAAGCTGCAGATGTGGTCGCTCGGCGGCTCCGCCTCCATGCCGGACGGCGACGACAGCATGGTGGAGTTGTGGTCCAAGTCCATACCCAGCGGCAGCAATCTGGCGGCATTCAGCCGGCCTGAATTTGACCGCGCCTTCGAGGAGTCTCGATTGCTGCCGGATGGACCGGAGCGCGAGGCCAAGTTCGAAAAAATGAACCGCGTGATCGCCGCTTATCAGCCGATAGTGCACAGCGTGACGCGGATGTACAACGAACTGACTCAAAGCTATGTCTCCGGCTTCAAGCGCCATCCGATTTATTCGATAGGCGGTTTCTGGCGCTACGTGGACGTGGACAAGCGTTAA
- a CDS encoding ABC transporter permease — translation MIAYFIRRLWQMIPTMLGVMLLVFVLFNWVGGDPTFILEGKRLTPEIMANIRVQLGLDKSLPEQFLLFVKQVLTYDFGNSWATQQSVSATLANRVGPSVILAGSLLLLELLTALPIAVAVAYFRGSLTDRLVTMICTVAMSVSSLVYIIVGQYQLAFAWDLFPVMGWDDNSAVANLLVYLPLPLLLGLLVALAPSVRFYRSFVVEELNHDYVRTARAKGLSEPKVLFKHVLRNALIPVVTNITMSLPFLMLGSMLLERFFGIPGMGNELLNAVDKSDFPVIKAITITIAAAAMVFNLLADLLYKQIDPRVQLK, via the coding sequence ATGATCGCATATTTTATTCGTCGCTTATGGCAGATGATTCCCACCATGCTGGGGGTGATGCTGCTGGTTTTCGTGCTGTTCAACTGGGTGGGCGGCGACCCCACCTTCATTCTGGAAGGCAAGCGCCTGACGCCGGAAATCATGGCCAATATCCGGGTGCAGCTCGGATTGGATAAGAGCCTGCCTGAGCAGTTCCTGCTGTTCGTCAAGCAAGTGCTGACTTACGATTTCGGCAACTCCTGGGCCACGCAGCAATCGGTGAGCGCCACGCTGGCCAATCGCGTGGGCCCTTCGGTGATACTGGCCGGCAGCCTGCTGTTGTTGGAACTGCTGACCGCCTTGCCCATCGCCGTGGCCGTGGCGTATTTCCGCGGCAGCCTGACCGATCGCCTGGTCACCATGATCTGCACGGTCGCCATGTCGGTCAGCTCGCTGGTTTACATTATCGTCGGCCAATATCAGCTGGCTTTCGCCTGGGACTTGTTCCCGGTGATGGGCTGGGACGATAACAGCGCCGTGGCCAATCTGCTGGTTTACCTGCCCCTGCCTTTGCTGCTGGGCCTGCTGGTGGCGCTGGCGCCCAGCGTGCGCTTCTATCGCAGTTTCGTGGTGGAGGAGCTGAATCATGATTACGTGCGCACTGCGCGCGCCAAAGGCTTGTCCGAGCCCAAGGTGTTGTTCAAGCACGTGCTGCGCAATGCCCTGATTCCAGTGGTCACCAATATCACCATGTCCTTGCCCTTCCTGATGCTGGGCTCGATGCTGCTGGAGCGCTTCTTCGGCATTCCCGGCATGGGCAATGAGTTGCTGAATGCGGTCGATAAAAGCGACTTCCCGGTGATCAAGGCGATCACCATCACCATCGCCGCCGCGGCCATGGTGTTCAACCTGCTGGCCGACCTGCTGTACAAGCAAATCGACCCGCGCGTTCAGTTGAAATAA
- a CDS encoding ABC transporter permease: protein MTTLQHAAGAAPAPAPSRSLWQLGWQRLKRDRIGFACLWIVAGFIVLALASWAGLAGRGWNDEIAVSYAPPTFLYQQEHKAVAAASAVQTGSEPKLQGLLPQEDPIWAETQAAYKNRAKYVMPEVKKEPSLTFGADIRGRDLLDKVIKGTSTSLSVGFFGALLSVVIGAALGASAGFFGRKVDDFLMWFYSVFTAMPDMLLLLAFAAVAGRGLGTVILVLSLTSWPGTFRLVRAEFIKLRSREFVQAADAIGASSSRKMFIHILPNISHLLLVQFSLLMVGLIKYEVILSFLGFGVDVRQVSWGSMLAEVPEELLQGYWWQLAMVVAFMSVLVTAFSMLTDSLRDALDPKVK from the coding sequence ATGACGACTTTGCAACATGCCGCCGGCGCCGCGCCGGCACCCGCTCCGTCCCGCAGCCTGTGGCAATTGGGATGGCAGCGCCTGAAACGCGACCGCATCGGCTTTGCCTGCCTGTGGATCGTCGCGGGCTTCATCGTTCTGGCGCTGGCCAGCTGGGCGGGCTTGGCGGGCCGCGGTTGGAATGATGAAATCGCGGTGTCTTACGCGCCGCCCACCTTCCTGTATCAGCAAGAGCATAAAGCGGTTGCTGCGGCATCCGCCGTTCAAACCGGCAGCGAGCCCAAGCTGCAGGGCTTGTTGCCGCAAGAAGATCCGATCTGGGCGGAAACCCAGGCGGCTTACAAGAACCGCGCCAAGTATGTGATGCCGGAAGTGAAGAAGGAGCCGTCGCTGACCTTCGGCGCGGACATCCGCGGCCGCGACTTGCTGGACAAGGTCATCAAAGGCACCTCCACCTCCTTGTCGGTGGGTTTCTTCGGCGCTTTGCTGTCGGTGGTCATCGGCGCGGCGCTGGGCGCCAGCGCGGGCTTTTTCGGCCGCAAGGTGGACGATTTCCTGATGTGGTTCTACAGCGTGTTCACCGCCATGCCGGACATGCTGTTGCTGCTGGCTTTCGCCGCGGTGGCGGGCCGTGGGCTGGGCACGGTGATTCTGGTGCTGTCGCTGACCAGCTGGCCGGGCACCTTCCGCCTGGTGCGCGCGGAGTTCATCAAGCTGCGCTCGCGCGAGTTCGTGCAGGCCGCCGACGCCATCGGCGCCAGCAGCAGCCGCAAGATGTTTATTCACATCCTGCCCAATATTTCCCACCTGCTGCTGGTGCAGTTCTCCTTGCTGATGGTGGGCCTGATCAAGTACGAAGTGATCCTGTCCTTCCTGGGCTTCGGCGTCGATGTGCGCCAGGTGAGCTGGGGTTCGATGTTGGCCGAAGTGCCTGAAGAGCTGCTGCAGGGCTATTGGTGGCAACTGGCCATGGTGGTGGCGTTCATGTCGGTGCTGGTGACGGCGTTCAGCATGCTGACCGACTCCCTGCGCGATGCGCTGGACCCGAAAGTGAAGTGA